The following coding sequences lie in one Kribbella sp. NBC_00709 genomic window:
- a CDS encoding lysine 5,6-aminomutase subunit alpha, which translates to MVPVSRAVKKLDLDPVTVRKARSLARKAGKPIVNLAQQHTTVSVERAVLRLAGLTGADTEGIPWVNRLADTVRADVGLEHGLALPVWDALIRGEAEDLAVLAQKAASGSVTFRMPEGRDAVRARTAARKAAAAGMKRIDGRRQERDRLIKRHGDPKQRPWIYLIVATGDIYEDIPQAQAAAREGADIIAVIRSTGQSLLDYVPEGATREGFAGTYATQENFRLMRAALDESSRELGRYVRLTNYASGLCMPEIATLAGLERLDMMLNDSMYGILFRDINPIRTFVDQRFSRQIHARAGIIINTGEDNYLTTADAVEAAHTVTVSQLLNEYFAKEAGLEDWQLGLGHAFEINPDLPDSFRMELAHAMLARQLFPNAPLKWMPPTRHMTGDVFRGYLLDGFFNLVGAMTGQGILLVGMMTEAVVTPWISDRDLALQNVRYVLGAAGNLHEDFRPEPNGFIAQRARQVLGESVELLEEIVDDGLLNAIGDGTFGLMKRPQDAGRGLDGVAKKSAEYYNPAIELLEEK; encoded by the coding sequence ATGGTCCCAGTGAGTCGTGCAGTGAAGAAGCTCGACCTTGATCCGGTCACTGTCCGGAAGGCGCGCAGTCTGGCTCGCAAGGCCGGGAAGCCGATCGTCAACCTGGCTCAGCAACACACCACGGTCTCGGTCGAGCGAGCGGTTCTGCGGCTTGCCGGGCTGACCGGTGCGGATACCGAGGGCATCCCGTGGGTGAACCGGCTCGCCGACACAGTCCGTGCCGACGTCGGGCTCGAGCACGGGCTCGCGTTGCCGGTGTGGGACGCGCTGATCCGCGGTGAGGCCGAGGACCTGGCTGTGCTCGCGCAGAAGGCGGCGTCGGGTTCGGTGACGTTCCGGATGCCCGAGGGCCGCGACGCAGTACGCGCCCGGACCGCGGCGCGGAAGGCGGCGGCCGCCGGGATGAAGCGGATCGACGGCCGGCGGCAGGAGCGCGACCGGCTGATCAAGCGGCACGGCGACCCGAAGCAGCGGCCGTGGATCTACCTGATCGTTGCCACTGGCGACATTTACGAGGACATCCCGCAGGCGCAGGCGGCGGCCCGGGAGGGCGCCGACATCATCGCGGTGATCCGGTCGACCGGGCAGTCGCTCCTCGACTACGTGCCGGAGGGCGCGACCCGGGAAGGGTTCGCCGGCACCTACGCCACCCAGGAGAACTTCCGCCTGATGCGGGCGGCGCTGGACGAGTCCTCCCGCGAGCTGGGTCGCTACGTCCGGCTGACCAACTACGCGTCCGGGCTGTGCATGCCGGAGATCGCGACGCTGGCCGGGCTCGAGCGGCTCGACATGATGCTGAACGACTCGATGTACGGGATCCTGTTCCGCGACATCAACCCGATCCGGACGTTCGTCGACCAGCGGTTCAGCCGGCAGATCCACGCCCGCGCGGGGATCATCATCAACACCGGCGAGGACAACTACTTGACCACGGCCGACGCGGTCGAGGCCGCGCACACCGTGACGGTCTCGCAGCTGCTGAACGAGTACTTCGCCAAGGAAGCCGGACTCGAGGACTGGCAGCTGGGTCTCGGGCACGCGTTCGAGATCAACCCGGACCTGCCGGACTCGTTCCGGATGGAGCTGGCACACGCGATGCTGGCCCGGCAGCTGTTCCCGAACGCGCCGCTGAAGTGGATGCCGCCGACGCGGCACATGACCGGCGACGTGTTCCGCGGGTACCTGCTGGACGGGTTCTTCAATCTCGTCGGCGCGATGACCGGGCAGGGCATCCTGCTGGTCGGGATGATGACCGAGGCCGTCGTGACGCCGTGGATCTCCGACCGCGACCTGGCACTGCAGAACGTCCGCTACGTCTTAGGTGCTGCCGGCAACCTTCACGAGGACTTCCGGCCGGAACCGAACGGCTTCATCGCCCAGCGCGCCCGGCAGGTGCTGGGCGAGTCGGTGGAGCTGCTGGAGGAGATCGTCGACGACGGCCTGCTGAACGCGATCGGCGACGGCACCTTCGGCCTGATGAAGCGTCCACAGGATGCGGGGCGCGGTTTGGACGGGGTCGCGAAGAAGTCGGCGGAGTACTACAACCCGGCGATCGAGCTGCTGGAGGAGAAGTGA
- a CDS encoding amidohydrolase, with product MRTLLTNGSVYSPADPHATAIAFDDGVVTWLGDDTGASSYADGADEVIDLDGKLVTPAFVDAHVHTAQTGALLTGLDLAGTTSLTEALDRLAAFAGRLPEDAVIDGAGWDETKWPEGRPPTADELDRAGGGRRVYLSRIDGHSGVISSALMTATQGAGGGRLDGYDPSGRVERDAHHAVRDALSELIGADQRRLDIRAALNQMASKGIGAFHEMAAPHIGPLWELPLVREIAEELGLSATLYWGEPGVFEHVGTYGLAGLAGDLNADGALGSRTAALRAPYADRADHRGHAYLTAEQIAEHVIACTERNVQAGFHCIGDEALGNIARGFELAAEKVGIQALVAARHRLEHVEMVDEGTIATLARCGVVASVQPMFDGLWGGPDGMYAERVGDRWQGMNPFGSLARAGVVLAFGSDAPVTELGGWEAVRAAAFHHEKSERITVRAAFQAHTRGGWRAVGIDDAGVLAPSTAATYAIWQTDADLVVQTPDERVAAWSTDPRAGVPVLPDLSEGTPTCLRTAVGGRVIYEVEGWSQ from the coding sequence GTGCGCACACTTCTGACGAACGGTTCCGTCTACTCGCCCGCCGACCCCCATGCGACCGCGATCGCCTTCGACGACGGGGTGGTGACGTGGCTGGGCGATGACACCGGCGCGAGTTCGTATGCCGATGGCGCGGACGAGGTGATCGACCTCGACGGCAAGCTGGTCACGCCGGCCTTCGTCGACGCCCACGTCCACACGGCGCAGACGGGCGCGCTCCTCACGGGTCTCGACCTTGCCGGTACGACGTCCCTCACCGAGGCACTCGACCGCCTGGCAGCCTTCGCCGGTCGGCTGCCTGAGGATGCCGTGATCGATGGCGCCGGATGGGACGAGACCAAGTGGCCGGAGGGTCGGCCGCCGACGGCGGACGAGCTCGATCGCGCAGGTGGCGGCCGGCGGGTCTACCTGTCCCGCATCGACGGTCATTCCGGGGTGATCTCATCCGCGCTGATGACCGCGACGCAAGGCGCCGGGGGCGGCCGCCTCGACGGTTACGACCCGAGCGGCCGGGTGGAGCGGGATGCTCACCACGCTGTTCGTGATGCGTTGAGCGAGCTGATCGGCGCGGATCAGCGACGCCTGGACATCCGAGCCGCGCTCAACCAGATGGCGAGCAAGGGCATCGGGGCGTTCCACGAGATGGCGGCGCCGCACATCGGCCCACTGTGGGAGCTGCCGCTCGTGCGGGAGATCGCTGAGGAGTTGGGGCTCTCGGCAACGCTCTACTGGGGTGAGCCCGGTGTGTTCGAGCACGTCGGTACTTATGGTCTGGCCGGGTTGGCCGGAGACCTGAACGCGGACGGTGCACTCGGTTCGCGGACAGCGGCCCTGCGCGCGCCGTACGCTGATCGCGCGGACCATCGCGGTCATGCCTACCTGACGGCCGAACAGATCGCCGAGCACGTGATCGCCTGCACCGAGCGGAACGTGCAGGCCGGCTTCCACTGCATCGGGGACGAGGCCCTCGGCAACATCGCGCGCGGCTTCGAGCTCGCCGCCGAGAAGGTCGGGATCCAGGCCCTGGTCGCGGCACGTCACCGGCTGGAGCACGTCGAAATGGTGGACGAGGGCACAATCGCCACGCTCGCCCGCTGCGGGGTGGTGGCCAGTGTGCAGCCGATGTTCGACGGTCTCTGGGGCGGTCCGGACGGCATGTACGCCGAGCGCGTCGGCGACCGCTGGCAGGGCATGAACCCGTTCGGTTCGCTGGCCCGTGCGGGCGTCGTACTGGCGTTCGGCTCGGATGCGCCCGTGACCGAGCTGGGCGGATGGGAGGCGGTCCGCGCGGCCGCGTTCCACCACGAGAAGTCCGAGCGGATCACCGTGCGCGCCGCGTTCCAGGCGCACACGCGGGGCGGTTGGCGGGCCGTGGGCATCGACGACGCCGGAGTACTCGCGCCGAGCACCGCGGCGACGTACGCGATCTGGCAGACCGACGCGGACCTCGTCGTACAGACCCCGGACGAGCGGGTCGCGGCCTGGTCGACGGACCCGCGCGCAGGCGTCCCGGTGCTGCCGGATCTGAGTGAGGGAACACCTACCTGCTTGCGGACGGCCGTGGGCGGTCGCGTCATCTATGAAGTCGAGGGATGGTCCCAGTGA
- a CDS encoding L-erythro-3,5-diaminohexanoate dehydrogenase, with the protein MSSSPVGLHRVLAPSGVLPQAADRLDARAGIWPDEVRIAVERLNLDAASYRQLAEAHGGDGTAIRRAVLDIVKARGKMQNPVTGSGGMLVGVVDEAGPDSPLGVQKGDRVATLVSLTLTPLQLTDELKDWDGKSEQVPAQGHAILFARSIVAKLPDDLKPQLSLAVMDVCGAPALTARVVRSYVDKGIKPVVSVIGGAGKSGSLSLAAARSAGAARTIGVVPFQAEYDRLTEAGLADVVALADARDPVALAHVVEEAGGPADITVVCVDVPGCEHGAVLSTAAGGTVIFFSMATSFSAAALGAEGLAADVTMLVGNGYVPGHADFALELLRTQPGVRGLFESRLAED; encoded by the coding sequence GTGTCATCGAGCCCGGTAGGACTGCACCGCGTACTCGCGCCGTCCGGCGTGTTGCCGCAGGCGGCGGACAGACTCGACGCACGGGCCGGGATCTGGCCCGACGAGGTCCGGATCGCGGTCGAGCGGCTCAACCTGGACGCCGCGTCGTACCGTCAGCTCGCCGAGGCGCACGGCGGCGACGGTACGGCGATCCGCCGCGCGGTCCTCGACATCGTCAAGGCCCGCGGCAAGATGCAGAACCCGGTCACCGGCTCCGGCGGCATGCTCGTCGGCGTGGTCGATGAGGCCGGCCCCGACTCACCGCTCGGTGTCCAGAAGGGCGACCGCGTCGCGACGCTGGTCTCGCTGACGCTGACCCCGCTGCAGCTCACCGATGAGCTGAAGGACTGGGACGGGAAGAGCGAGCAGGTCCCGGCGCAGGGGCACGCGATTCTGTTCGCCCGGTCGATCGTCGCGAAGCTCCCGGACGACCTGAAGCCTCAGCTCTCGCTGGCCGTGATGGACGTCTGCGGAGCACCCGCGCTGACGGCTCGCGTGGTCCGTTCGTATGTCGACAAAGGCATAAAGCCTGTCGTGTCAGTAATTGGCGGCGCAGGTAAATCCGGGTCGTTGTCCCTGGCCGCGGCGCGTTCGGCCGGAGCTGCCCGCACGATCGGGGTCGTGCCGTTCCAGGCCGAGTACGACCGGCTGACCGAGGCCGGTCTGGCCGATGTCGTCGCGCTGGCCGACGCCCGCGATCCGGTGGCACTCGCGCATGTGGTCGAGGAGGCCGGGGGACCCGCGGACATCACCGTTGTCTGCGTCGACGTACCGGGCTGTGAGCACGGCGCCGTACTGTCGACCGCTGCCGGTGGCACGGTGATCTTCTTCTCGATGGCAACGTCGTTCTCGGCGGCCGCCCTCGGCGCCGAGGGCCTGGCCGCGGACGTGACGATGCTGGTCGGCAATGGGTACGTGCCGGGACATGCGGACTTCGCGTTGGAGCTGTTGCGTACCCAGCCGGGTGTCCGTGGTCTGTTCGAGAGCAGGCTGGCGGAGGATTAG
- a CDS encoding KamA family radical SAM protein — protein MTDLITPELARPEPGDGQPYAYRRAELIEPDWTRLPGWKDVTAEEWRSVQWQRSHCVKNVKQLRDVMGDLLEDRLYDDLTRDQAERATMSMLLPPQMLNTIVPQGAPDYTEAFYADPVRRYMLPVFSDRRADWPSHPHATRDSLHEHEMWATEGLTHRYPTKVLAEILPTCPQYCGHCTRMDLVGNSTPVIDKLKFVAKPQTRLDNMLDYLRRTPGVRDVVVSGGDVANMPWPRLEAFLMSLLEIENIRDIRLATKALMGMPQHWLSDDVRAGVTRVAGVARERGVMLAMHTHVNAAQSVTPLVAEASKAMLEAGLRDVRNQGVLMRGVNDSVHQLLDLCFALLDGANITPYYFYMCDMIPFSEHWRVSVRDAQHLQHGILGYLPGFATPRIVCDVPYVGKRWVHQLSEYDEVRGISYWKKNYRTGIEQQDPEALNRTYEYYDPIDTLPAEGQQWWTQHAGTTLAEAEARAAASRAAAESQKFLEIT, from the coding sequence GTGACCGACCTGATCACCCCGGAGCTGGCTCGTCCGGAGCCCGGCGACGGCCAGCCGTACGCGTACCGGCGAGCCGAGCTGATCGAGCCGGACTGGACCCGGCTGCCCGGTTGGAAGGACGTCACGGCCGAGGAGTGGCGCTCGGTGCAGTGGCAGCGGTCGCACTGCGTGAAGAACGTCAAGCAGCTCCGCGACGTGATGGGCGACCTGCTCGAGGACCGGTTGTACGACGACCTGACCCGCGACCAGGCCGAGCGCGCGACGATGTCGATGCTGCTCCCCCCGCAGATGCTCAACACGATCGTGCCGCAGGGCGCCCCCGACTACACCGAGGCGTTCTACGCGGACCCGGTCCGCCGCTACATGCTGCCGGTGTTCAGCGACCGTCGCGCCGACTGGCCGTCGCACCCGCACGCCACCCGGGACTCGTTGCACGAGCACGAGATGTGGGCCACGGAGGGGTTGACCCACCGATACCCGACCAAGGTCCTTGCGGAGATCCTGCCGACGTGCCCGCAGTACTGCGGCCACTGCACCCGCATGGACCTGGTCGGGAACTCGACGCCGGTCATCGACAAGCTCAAGTTCGTCGCGAAGCCGCAGACCCGGCTGGACAACATGCTCGACTACCTCCGCCGTACGCCGGGTGTCCGGGACGTCGTCGTGTCCGGCGGCGATGTGGCGAACATGCCGTGGCCGCGACTCGAGGCGTTCCTGATGAGCCTGCTCGAGATCGAGAACATCCGGGACATCCGGCTCGCGACCAAGGCGCTGATGGGCATGCCGCAGCACTGGCTGTCCGACGACGTCCGCGCAGGCGTTACCCGCGTTGCCGGCGTTGCCCGCGAGCGCGGTGTGATGCTGGCGATGCACACGCACGTGAACGCTGCTCAGTCCGTGACACCTCTCGTCGCCGAGGCGTCGAAGGCGATGCTGGAGGCCGGCCTGCGCGACGTCCGCAACCAGGGCGTGCTCATGCGCGGTGTGAACGACTCCGTGCACCAGTTGCTGGACCTGTGCTTCGCGTTGCTCGATGGCGCGAACATCACGCCGTACTACTTCTACATGTGCGACATGATCCCGTTCTCGGAACACTGGCGGGTGTCGGTGCGCGACGCGCAGCACCTGCAGCACGGCATCCTCGGATACCTCCCCGGCTTCGCCACCCCGCGGATCGTCTGCGACGTCCCGTACGTCGGCAAGCGGTGGGTGCACCAACTGTCGGAGTACGACGAGGTCCGCGGCATCTCGTACTGGAAGAAGAACTACCGCACCGGCATCGAGCAGCAGGACCCGGAGGCGCTGAACCGCACCTACGAGTACTACGACCCGATCGACACCCTCCCCGCCGAGGGCCAGCAGTGGTGGACCCAGCACGCCGGCACCACCCTCGCCGAAGCCGAAGCGCGCGCAGCCGCCTCCCGAGCCGCCGCCGAGTCCCAGAAGTTCCTCGAAATCACCTAA
- a CDS encoding HAD family hydrolase: MKALLSDLFSTLVPGGDAERSLVNARMGAALGVDATAFQQAFDAASYERFIGAYGDLPNTLRVIAERCGGAPTDEQVQEATNLRRALAQRLLGSAPATTLSTLAAFRAAGWRIGLVSNITAETQLQWPSSSLSPYFDTTAFSAEVGAAKPEPAIYLTACNALGVDPADCIYVGDGNDNELPAAASLGMHTIRTVEHANSAPAWPGPTINTFAELGAFQ; encoded by the coding sequence GTGAAGGCCCTGCTGTCGGACCTGTTCAGCACGCTGGTCCCCGGCGGTGATGCCGAGCGCTCGCTGGTCAACGCGCGGATGGGCGCGGCGCTCGGCGTCGACGCGACGGCGTTCCAGCAGGCGTTCGACGCAGCGTCGTACGAGCGCTTCATCGGAGCGTACGGCGACCTGCCGAACACGCTCCGGGTGATCGCGGAACGCTGCGGCGGGGCGCCGACCGACGAACAGGTGCAGGAGGCAACAAATCTGCGCCGTGCGCTGGCCCAGCGTCTGCTCGGTTCGGCGCCCGCGACGACGCTGAGCACGTTGGCTGCCTTCAGGGCGGCGGGCTGGCGGATCGGGCTGGTCAGCAACATCACCGCCGAGACCCAGCTCCAGTGGCCCAGTAGCTCACTGTCGCCGTACTTCGACACCACCGCGTTCTCCGCCGAGGTGGGCGCCGCCAAACCCGAACCCGCCATCTACCTGACGGCGTGCAACGCCCTCGGCGTGGATCCCGCCGACTGCATCTACGTGGGCGACGGCAACGACAACGAACTTCCCGCCGCCGCCTCCCTGGGCATGCACACCATCCGCACGGTGGAGCACGCGAACAGCGCTCCCGCCTGGCCCGGCCCTACCATCAACACCTTCGCGGAACTCGGAGCCTTTCAGTAG
- a CDS encoding Lrp/AsnC family transcriptional regulator, with protein sequence MEDLDRKIVGLLASDGRMSFTDLGKATGLSTSAVHQRVKRLEQRGIIQGYAATVDHTALDLPLTALISIRPIDPSQPDDSPERLREVREIESCYSVAGDSSYILVVRVASPAALENLLAVIRARANVSTTTTIVLSTPYERRPPAL encoded by the coding sequence ATGGAGGACCTGGACCGCAAGATCGTCGGGCTGCTCGCGTCCGACGGCAGGATGAGTTTCACCGACCTGGGCAAGGCGACCGGCCTGTCCACGTCGGCGGTGCATCAGCGGGTGAAGCGCCTCGAGCAGCGCGGCATCATCCAGGGGTACGCCGCCACCGTCGACCACACCGCGCTGGACCTGCCGCTGACCGCGCTGATCTCGATCCGGCCGATCGATCCGTCCCAGCCGGACGACTCGCCCGAGCGGCTCCGGGAGGTCCGCGAGATCGAGTCCTGCTACTCGGTCGCCGGCGACTCCAGCTACATCCTCGTCGTCCGGGTCGCCTCCCCGGCCGCCCTGGAGAACCTGCTGGCCGTGATCCGCGCCCGCGCGAACGTCTCCACGACCACGACGATCGTGCTGAGCACGCCGTACGAGCGTCGGCCACCCGCCCTGTGA
- a CDS encoding 5'-3' exonuclease, translated as MLLDTASLYFRAFFGVPDTMKAADGTPTNAVRGLLDFIARLAENHRPTHLVACWDNNWRPSWRVALIPSYKAQRVEFVTAKGEQVEDVPDRLEVQVPYIRACLEAIGIAVVGAPDHEADDVIGTLSHQATMPVDVVTGDRDLFQLIDDSRGIRIIYTAARGVGRADVYDEKALLAKYEIPANRYADFATLRGDASDGLPGVKGIGEKTAASLVTAYGDLDAIRAAAADPSTPMAPGVKKKILADSDYLDVATKVVAVAKDAPVGTFDAKIPDEIRDPERWLDLVELLELGGSAQRVMAALDLGPKA; from the coding sequence ATGCTGCTCGACACCGCGTCGCTCTACTTCCGTGCGTTCTTCGGCGTGCCGGACACGATGAAGGCCGCCGACGGTACGCCGACCAACGCGGTTCGCGGGCTGCTCGACTTCATCGCGCGCCTCGCCGAGAACCACCGGCCGACCCACCTGGTGGCCTGCTGGGACAACAACTGGCGGCCGTCCTGGCGGGTGGCGCTGATTCCGTCGTACAAGGCGCAGCGGGTCGAGTTCGTGACCGCGAAGGGCGAGCAGGTCGAGGACGTGCCGGACCGGCTCGAGGTCCAGGTGCCGTACATCCGGGCCTGCCTGGAGGCGATCGGGATCGCCGTCGTGGGCGCGCCGGACCACGAGGCCGACGACGTGATCGGCACGCTGTCGCACCAGGCGACGATGCCGGTCGATGTGGTGACCGGCGACCGCGACCTGTTCCAGCTGATCGACGACAGCCGCGGCATCCGGATCATCTACACGGCGGCCCGCGGCGTCGGCCGCGCGGACGTGTACGACGAGAAGGCGCTGCTGGCGAAGTACGAGATCCCCGCCAACCGGTACGCCGACTTCGCCACGCTGCGCGGGGACGCCTCCGACGGTCTGCCCGGCGTGAAGGGCATCGGCGAGAAGACGGCCGCCTCGCTCGTCACGGCGTACGGCGACCTGGACGCGATCCGCGCTGCCGCGGCCGACCCGAGTACGCCGATGGCGCCCGGGGTGAAGAAGAAGATCCTGGCCGACAGCGACTACCTGGACGTCGCGACGAAGGTCGTCGCGGTCGCGAAGGACGCGCCGGTCGGGACGTTCGACGCGAAGATCCCGGACGAGATCAGGGATCCGGAGCGGTGGCTCGATCTCGTCGAGCTGCTCGAGCTCGGTGGCAGCGCGCAGCGAGTGATGGCCGCGCTCGACCTGGGACCGAAGGCATGA
- a CDS encoding M20 metallopeptidase family protein — protein sequence MSRTRELAEGFRDEIVALRRALHQVPEFDLDLPKSQQLILDALAGLPLEITLGKELSSVTAVLRGGGGPGPVVLLRGDMDALPVTERTDVPYVSQHPGMMHACGHDLHVAGLVGAAKVLSAMQAELPGDVVFMFQPGEETSGGAPIMIREGVLDAAGRRADAAYGLHVGSASQPLGMWSSKPGSFMAAADQLHVRVIGAGTHGSTPYRGKDPIPVLCEIVGALQTMVTRQFDVFDPVVLTVGRIAGGTKENIIPDDAFFDATVRTFSAEARAKMQKASIQLVTSLATAHGLEVDADYQVGYPVTVNNPAEFEFARDTIVDLFGADRFRERANPRCGAEDMSYVLEEVPGVYLNLSACRSANPDAAADNHSPLADFDDSVLPDGAALLAELAVRRLHRAD from the coding sequence ATGAGCCGCACGCGAGAGCTCGCCGAAGGCTTCCGGGACGAGATCGTGGCGCTCCGGCGGGCGCTGCACCAGGTCCCGGAGTTCGACCTCGACCTGCCCAAGTCGCAGCAGCTCATCCTCGACGCCTTGGCCGGCCTGCCGCTGGAAATCACGCTCGGCAAGGAGCTGTCCTCGGTCACCGCCGTACTGCGCGGCGGTGGCGGGCCAGGTCCGGTCGTCCTCCTGCGCGGCGACATGGACGCGCTGCCGGTGACCGAGCGGACCGACGTGCCGTACGTCTCCCAGCATCCCGGGATGATGCACGCCTGCGGCCACGACCTGCACGTCGCCGGGCTCGTCGGGGCGGCGAAGGTGCTTTCGGCGATGCAGGCCGAGCTGCCGGGCGACGTGGTGTTCATGTTCCAGCCCGGTGAGGAGACGTCGGGCGGGGCGCCGATCATGATCCGCGAAGGTGTGCTCGACGCGGCCGGCCGGCGCGCGGACGCGGCGTACGGTCTGCACGTCGGGTCAGCGTCCCAGCCGCTCGGGATGTGGAGCAGCAAGCCCGGGTCGTTCATGGCCGCAGCGGATCAGTTGCATGTGCGCGTGATCGGGGCCGGTACGCACGGCTCCACGCCGTACCGCGGGAAGGACCCGATCCCGGTGCTCTGCGAGATCGTCGGGGCGCTGCAGACGATGGTCACGCGGCAGTTCGACGTGTTCGACCCGGTCGTGCTCACGGTCGGGCGGATCGCGGGCGGGACGAAGGAGAACATCATCCCGGACGACGCGTTCTTCGACGCGACGGTCCGGACGTTCTCCGCCGAGGCTCGCGCCAAGATGCAGAAGGCGTCGATCCAGCTGGTCACCTCGTTGGCCACGGCCCACGGGCTGGAGGTCGACGCGGACTACCAGGTCGGGTATCCGGTGACGGTCAACAACCCCGCGGAGTTCGAGTTCGCCCGCGACACGATCGTCGACCTGTTCGGCGCCGACCGTTTCCGCGAGCGCGCCAACCCGAGGTGCGGCGCTGAGGACATGTCGTACGTGCTGGAGGAGGTCCCCGGCGTCTACCTCAACCTCAGCGCGTGCCGCTCCGCCAACCCGGACGCCGCCGCCGACAACCACTCCCCCTTGGCCGACTTCGACGACTCCGTCCTCCCCGACGGGGCGGCCCTGCTGGCCGAGCTCGCTGTGCGGCGGCTGCACCGCGCCGACTAG